The sequence below is a genomic window from Flectobacillus major DSM 103.
ATTTGATAAACGAAGCATCAAAAATACTTGATTCGTTGATATTGCTATTGCTATAAGTAGCTTTGTAATAGCGTTCTGCTGGCAAAATAACCGTATTGGGTTTACCATCGGCAGTTACACCTTTAAAAATAATACCATCATGATATACTTGTTCTCCGGTTGGAGAAGCCGCCGAATGCGAAGCCAATTGTACTGGAATTCCCGACTTGTTGTTGCCTGGATAATAATATGGCAAACCTCCGTTTTCTTCGTCTCTACCTTGCAAGCTTTCTATCAATACCCCAGTGTATTTACCAGTAGCGTTGGTAGCCGAATAAATTTGCCCACCTTGCTTAGTATCAATCAATACGCTCAGATTGAAGCCTTTGTAGCTAAACGAGTTGGTAATACCACCAAGCCATTTTGGGGTATAATAACCCAATACTTTTAAGTTAGGGTCACGTACAGGAGTACCGTTGGCACTCACAATAATATCGCCATTGTCGTTGCGTAAAAATGCTGTACCAAAAAGAGCTCCATAGCGTTTGCCTTTGCTAGCAAGCACCGAAATAATACCACTAGACCCCACTTTATAATCGTTCAAGAAACCCTCATCGTCCAACGAAATTACTTTACTTACGTTGGTTGAGTAGTTAACCAATACGTTCCACTTGAAGCCCGAAGCTGTTTGTAATGGCGTAAAGTTCAGTTGAGCCTCAAAGCCACGGTTGTTGATATGCCCTGCATTCAATAGTTTTTGCTTAAAACCTGTAGTTGGGCTTACATCTGCACGCAAAATTTGGTTGTAACTATCCGAGTTATAGTAGTTAAGGTCTAGTCGTACTTTATTTTTGAAAAGGGCTACGTCTACACCAATTTCACTAGATTGTGTAATTTCGGGTTTTAGGTTTGAACTCAATACTACATCCGAAACGGTCAATAATGGGTTACTACCAAAAGGCTGATTGAACGGATACGTATTAATCAACTGATAAGGGTCGGTATCTTTACCTACTTCTGCCCAGCCACCACGTACTTTAGCAAACGAAAGAACATCGCTTTGAATATTTAGGGCTTCTGTTAGTACCAAACTGGCATTGATTGATGGATAAAAATAAGAATTGTTTCCAGCAGGCAAAGTCGACGACCAGTCGTTACGGGCTGTAAGGTTCAAAAATGCAAAATTCTTGTAGCCCAACTGTGCCGACGAGTACAAACTGTATACTTTTTGCTTACGGAGTATATTATACGAAACTAGTGGGTCACGGGAGTTGTTCAACGTATATAAGTCAGCGACAGCTAATTTGGGTGCTTGTTGATAATTCTGTTCGTTGAAGTTGCTTCTGAGGTTACCGCCCACTAACCAGTCCAAATCAAAGTTGCTATTAAGCTTTTTGTTGAGGTTTAGGGTAAAATCAGTGTTGTTTTCATTTACAACGTAGGCATCTTCGGTATACGAGCCAAATGGTGTTCCGTTAGTACCAAACGCCACCTTAAACTTTCTTTTATCGGTATAGTAGTCGTTTCCTGTACGAATACTTGCATTTAACCAACTATTGATTTTATACGAAAGGTTGACATTACCAAAGAAGCGGTCACGGCGTTGTTGTACTGTATTTTCGTAAAGTAGCAGATAAGGGTTGCTATAATAGCTATGATTCCAGTTGTAGTCGAAGCCTCCTTTGTTGTAGTCTTTCAAAAGTTCGGTATCGACCTGACGACCAAACCACAAGAATTGTAGCATAACGCTTTGTCCACGACCCGAAAGCCCAGGAAGGTTATCAGAACCACTTCTGATAAAATTGGCACTTGTACTTAGGGTTAATTTGTTGTTTAGGCGATAAGTAGAGTTTACAGCAAATGAGTTTTTGGTAATATCTGTATTAGGAATAACCCCTGTTTGATTAGAGTTGTTGAATGAAAAACGATAGTCTAATTTTTCGTCAGAACCAGCAACCGAAATACCAAGGTTAGCGGTTTTTCCTGTTACAAAAAAGTTTTTCACATTGTCGGGATGAGCTACAAACGGAGCTGGTTGTCCATTTGAAAAGAACTGAGGAATCAAACGTCCATCTAATTTTGGCCCCCAACTTTCGTCAGTACCGTCGTTGATACCACCACCTTTACCATCTTTATACGAAAACACGCCGCCTGTTCCTTGTCCATAACTATTCTGATAATCTGGTAGTACCAATAAATTTTCGGCCGTAAATCCCGCATTCAAAGTAACGCCTAGGCCTTTTTTCTTAGCTGATTTTCCACTTTTTGTTTTGATCAAAATAACACCATTAGAAGCTCGTGAGCCATATAGTGCAGCCGAGTTGGGGCCTTTCAAAACACTAATAGATTCAATATCGTCGGGATTGACATCGGCAATAGCATTGGCAAAGTCACGACCAGAACCAATCCCATTTTGGGTGTTATCTACTGGAACACCGTCGATAATGAACAAAGGTTGGTTGTTACCAGCAATTGACGTTTCGCCACGAATCACGATTCTCGACGATCCCATACCGCCTTGGCTGTTGGTAATGTTAACCCCTGCAATTTTTCCAGAAAGGGCATTGACAAGGTTGCCTTCTCGTGCTTCGGCAATATCTTTTGTACGGAGTTCTTGAACAGCATACCCTAGCGATTTTTTCTCTTTGGCAATACCTAGGGCTGTTACCACTACTTCCTGTAATTGGGTATCTTCTGTTTCTAAAGCGATATTGACCACTCCACTAGCAGGTACTTTTTGCTCGACCGACTTAAACCCAATAAATGAGAATTTGAGAATATCTTCTACTTGAGCCGAAATATTGTATTGTCCTTCGGCATTGGTTACTGTACCTTTGGCAGTACCTTTTATGAGTACAGTAACACCAGCAACAGGCTGATTATCAGACTTTGATAGTACTTTTCCAGTAACTTTGA
It includes:
- a CDS encoding SusC/RagA family TonB-linked outer membrane protein, encoding MKKLLRFSLAVILVLQLGELFAQNIKVTGKVLSKSDNQPVAGVTVLIKGTAKGTVTNAEGQYNISAQVEDILKFSFIGFKSVEQKVPASGVVNIALETEDTQLQEVVVTALGIAKEKKSLGYAVQELRTKDIAEAREGNLVNALSGKIAGVNITNSQGGMGSSRIVIRGETSIAGNNQPLFIIDGVPVDNTQNGIGSGRDFANAIADVNPDDIESISVLKGPNSAALYGSRASNGVILIKTKSGKSAKKKGLGVTLNAGFTAENLLVLPDYQNSYGQGTGGVFSYKDGKGGGINDGTDESWGPKLDGRLIPQFFSNGQPAPFVAHPDNVKNFFVTGKTANLGISVAGSDEKLDYRFSFNNSNQTGVIPNTDITKNSFAVNSTYRLNNKLTLSTSANFIRSGSDNLPGLSGRGQSVMLQFLWFGRQVDTELLKDYNKGGFDYNWNHSYYSNPYLLLYENTVQQRRDRFFGNVNLSYKINSWLNASIRTGNDYYTDKRKFKVAFGTNGTPFGSYTEDAYVVNENNTDFTLNLNKKLNSNFDLDWLVGGNLRSNFNEQNYQQAPKLAVADLYTLNNSRDPLVSYNILRKQKVYSLYSSAQLGYKNFAFLNLTARNDWSSTLPAGNNSYFYPSINASLVLTEALNIQSDVLSFAKVRGGWAEVGKDTDPYQLINTYPFNQPFGSNPLLTVSDVVLSSNLKPEITQSSEIGVDVALFKNKVRLDLNYYNSDSYNQILRADVSPTTGFKQKLLNAGHINNRGFEAQLNFTPLQTASGFKWNVLVNYSTNVSKVISLDDEGFLNDYKVGSSGIISVLASKGKRYGALFGTAFLRNDNGDIIVSANGTPVRDPNLKVLGYYTPKWLGGITNSFSYKGFNLSVLIDTKQGGQIYSATNATGKYTGVLIESLQGRDEENGGLPYYYPGNNKSGIPVQLASHSAASPTGEQVYHDGIIFKGVTADGKPNTVILPAERYYKATYSNSNINESSIFDASFIKLREVRLSYAVPTSLANKFHLQGVTFSLIGRNLAFLQKNAPHIDPETAFNTGNGQGLESLQLPTTRSYGFNVNITF